The following proteins are co-located in the Desulfonatronum thiodismutans genome:
- a CDS encoding phage holin family protein translates to MPGIFLRWLMLTVAILAAAYLVEGIQTAGFLSALATAAVLGILNAVLRPILIILTLPATILTMGLFLFVINALLLMMVSGVVGSFHVTGFGSALLGSLIISLVGWLLNSFISDRGRVERVKRVEHIEMRRGNGRWEP, encoded by the coding sequence ATGCCTGGCATATTTCTGCGCTGGCTGATGCTGACCGTGGCGATTCTGGCAGCGGCCTACCTGGTTGAGGGAATTCAAACGGCGGGCTTTCTCTCCGCCCTGGCCACCGCCGCCGTACTCGGCATCCTCAACGCCGTCCTGCGCCCGATCCTGATCATCCTGACCCTGCCCGCGACCATCCTGACCATGGGCCTGTTTCTGTTCGTGATCAACGCCCTGCTCTTGATGATGGTCTCCGGCGTGGTCGGCTCCTTTCACGTGACCGGATTCGGCTCCGCCCTGCTCGGCTCGCTGATCATCAGCCTCGTGGGCTGGCTGCTCAATTCCTTCATCAGTGATCGCGGCCGAGTGGAACGCGTGAAACGCGTGGAACACATTGAAATGCGCCGCGGCAACGGACGCTGGGAACCATGA
- a CDS encoding PilZ domain-containing protein produces MDICTTVAAAESGELLEQAIAERAKLIVVPALLSRSPKSVAGMITSLTKNNINLELASLGGLTMANWLRNEVACYFQLNDRARACEFYYNFTSPVISLTKQPGGYVCVLRAPEALSLGQRRSSMRIFPRSEHVLGFSLWPKGHFMVKCPETNKVKLNPPMINNDHLQEKQVQLLDLSAGGMKVKLQYSGLKDVIEAWAGLSEVVIWLVLYDPNKGCNMTLWFKGRVCYNQVDHASKDIVSGFELTAEGIKEKSGKLVWRTVERRMVKALAAWTHERYLESTTRGMR; encoded by the coding sequence ATGGACATCTGTACAACCGTAGCCGCGGCTGAGTCAGGCGAACTTCTGGAGCAGGCCATAGCGGAGCGGGCCAAGCTGATCGTGGTCCCGGCGCTTCTGAGCCGTTCACCCAAGTCCGTCGCAGGAATGATTACCTCCTTGACTAAGAATAATATCAATCTGGAATTGGCCTCCCTTGGCGGACTGACCATGGCCAACTGGCTGCGCAACGAGGTCGCCTGCTACTTTCAGTTAAACGACAGGGCCAGGGCCTGCGAATTTTACTACAATTTTACTTCCCCCGTCATTTCCCTGACCAAGCAGCCCGGAGGATACGTCTGCGTTCTGCGGGCTCCCGAGGCTCTTTCCCTGGGACAGCGCCGATCAAGCATGCGTATTTTCCCCAGGTCGGAACATGTCTTGGGCTTCTCTCTCTGGCCCAAAGGGCATTTCATGGTCAAGTGCCCGGAGACGAACAAGGTCAAGCTGAACCCGCCGATGATCAACAACGACCATCTCCAGGAAAAACAGGTCCAACTCCTCGACCTCTCGGCCGGAGGGATGAAAGTGAAGCTCCAGTATTCCGGATTGAAGGACGTGATAGAGGCTTGGGCAGGCCTCTCTGAGGTGGTGATCTGGCTGGTTTTGTATGATCCCAATAAAGGCTGCAACATGACGCTCTGGTTCAAGGGGCGAGTCTGTTACAACCAAGTTGACCATGCTTCCAAGGACATCGTCAGCGGCTTTGAACTGACGGCCGAGGGCATCAAGGAAAAAAGCGGAAAATTGGTTTGGCGGACGGTGGAGCGTCGAATGGTCAAAGCCCTGGCCGCTTGGACCCACGAGCGATACCTGGAGAGCACCACCCGAGGCATGCGCTGA
- a CDS encoding EAL and HDOD domain-containing protein: MRPSPPPPPSVQSCFFARHPIFDRNMKLWGYQLLYRDCEQAESARFEDQDQATAQVVLEAAASPSLGLARDTYLLMEFSTTALVHEVPYALPPHNTIIKLTPNLCRDGDLLGIITELRAAGYRLALDGPLESCRHVLGEADYLIVDALTESSEAFTQAMNAATRTGIPVLAKRIETPEAFAEAKRLGAEFFLGFFFQKPEVIASKKLSSTQVARLKLLKMLDNRNEGWDVIAKTLQNDVSLTYRLFKFLNSPFFGVIQPITTVQRAVAYLGAKQARTWLRMVILTDLSPPEKTSQLPLLSAQRARFLELLGSGRPDVATDELFLLGLFSLLDAMFDMSMPDLVDFLPLTDALKATLCGRPSLFSPWLELTAQFEQGQWDRVDVLAAQLDLNSIQVGTCYAQAMTWSEEFFRVAG; encoded by the coding sequence ATGCGCCCATCCCCACCACCACCTCCATCCGTACAATCCTGCTTTTTCGCCCGCCACCCGATATTCGACCGGAACATGAAATTGTGGGGCTACCAACTGTTGTACAGGGACTGCGAACAGGCCGAGTCCGCGCGATTTGAGGACCAAGACCAAGCCACGGCGCAAGTCGTCCTGGAGGCGGCGGCATCCCCGAGTCTGGGCTTGGCCCGCGACACATACCTGCTGATGGAGTTTTCAACCACGGCCCTGGTCCACGAGGTCCCCTACGCCCTGCCGCCGCACAATACGATCATCAAACTGACCCCCAACCTTTGCCGGGATGGGGATCTGCTTGGCATAATAACCGAACTGCGCGCGGCGGGTTACCGGCTGGCCCTGGACGGTCCGCTGGAGTCTTGTCGGCATGTCCTGGGCGAGGCGGATTACCTTATTGTGGACGCCCTGACCGAATCCTCGGAGGCGTTCACCCAGGCCATGAACGCCGCGACCCGAACCGGCATTCCGGTCCTGGCCAAGCGGATCGAAACGCCGGAAGCCTTTGCCGAGGCCAAACGGCTGGGGGCGGAATTCTTCCTGGGCTTTTTCTTCCAGAAGCCCGAGGTCATTGCCTCGAAAAAGCTTTCCTCCACCCAGGTCGCCCGACTAAAACTACTGAAGATGTTGGACAACCGGAATGAAGGCTGGGATGTCATCGCCAAGACCCTCCAAAACGACGTCTCCTTGACATATCGGCTGTTCAAATTCCTCAATTCTCCCTTTTTCGGAGTGATCCAGCCCATCACCACGGTGCAGCGGGCCGTCGCCTACCTGGGCGCGAAACAAGCCAGAACATGGTTACGCATGGTCATTCTCACGGATCTTTCTCCTCCGGAAAAAACCTCCCAACTCCCTTTGCTCTCGGCCCAACGGGCGCGATTTCTGGAACTCCTGGGTTCAGGCCGTCCGGACGTGGCCACCGACGAGCTGTTCCTGCTGGGCCTGTTTTCTCTGTTGGACGCCATGTTCGACATGTCCATGCCGGACTTAGTGGACTTTCTGCCATTGACCGACGCCCTCAAGGCGACCCTCTGCGGCCGTCCAAGCCTCTTTTCGCCCTGGCTGGAACTGACCGCCCAGTTTGAACAGGGCCAATGGGACCGCGTGGACGTCCTGGCGGCTCAACTGGACCTGAATTCGATCCAGGTCGGCACCTGCTACGCCCAAGCCATGACCTGGTCCGAAGAATTTTTCCGGGTGGCCGGGTGA
- a CDS encoding lactate utilization protein, whose protein sequence is MSDYLTKFWSKRLHKAQEGLENNNFETYLVDGLTQARETVLNVILPAVNPGLVAWGGSATLSASGITDALKQRKGLKVLDVHDPSLSRDQKQELRRQALLCDLYFTGTNALTESGQLINLDMYGNRVGALTFGPRHVVVLVGRNKLCVDVEEAMLRVKGFVAPANAARLKMKTPCVKTGFCEDCKSPERICNTWTITEKSFPKGRIKLVLVNEDLGL, encoded by the coding sequence ATGAGCGACTATTTGACCAAATTCTGGAGCAAACGCCTGCATAAAGCCCAGGAAGGGCTGGAAAACAACAATTTCGAGACATATCTGGTGGACGGCCTGACCCAGGCCCGAGAGACCGTCCTGAACGTGATTCTCCCGGCGGTGAACCCCGGACTGGTGGCCTGGGGCGGATCGGCAACTCTTTCCGCTTCCGGCATCACGGACGCCCTGAAGCAGCGCAAGGGACTGAAGGTGCTGGACGTCCACGATCCCTCCCTGAGCAGAGACCAAAAGCAGGAACTCCGCCGTCAGGCCCTGCTTTGCGACCTGTACTTCACCGGGACCAACGCCCTGACAGAGAGCGGTCAGCTGATCAACCTGGACATGTACGGCAACAGAGTCGGAGCGCTGACCTTCGGACCCCGGCATGTGGTGGTGCTGGTGGGACGCAACAAGCTCTGCGTGGACGTGGAAGAAGCTATGCTTCGGGTCAAGGGGTTCGTCGCCCCGGCCAATGCCGCCCGCCTGAAGATGAAGACACCCTGCGTCAAAACTGGCTTTTGCGAGGACTGCAAAAGCCCGGAACGAATCTGCAACACCTGGACGATCACTGAAAAGTCCTTCCCCAAGGGACGGATCAAGCTCGTTCTGGTCAACGAGGATCTCGGGTTGTAG
- the pheT gene encoding phenylalanine--tRNA ligase subunit beta → MLLSLNWLREFTPYEGTAEQLADRLTMLGLEVEEIIRPFAHLANVVVGRVLECDRHPRSDRLSLCKVDIGQVKTLPIVCGAPNVARGQLVAVAKPGAILPDGKEIVDTEIRGETSQGMICSEIELGLGDESDGIMVLEGHFNLGHSLLRVLDLKDEVLNISITPNRGDCLSVLGLAREVAAEFNLPLNLPTTRLTEEGSECSEAVSIVIDEPDLCPLYQARVIQGIRIASSPTWLKRRLLAVGQRPINNVVDVTNYILMEWGQPLHAFDLAKLAGPAIRVARAEKGQSFTTLDGRERTLLASDLLINDAEKAVALAGVMGGANSEVTEATTDILLECAVFNPISIRKTSRRLGLSSESSYRFERGVDQPGSALALDRAMTLIRETAGGTVLRGVAKSEPWPWQAPSISFRPQRAAKLLGLALDDAFCKTTLQALGCTVADDDQPIWHVTPPGSRRDLEREADLIEEVGRCYGLDRIPAVLPRAAKSLDQLASLAPKTDFRRRIKLWGQGLGLTEVVNYSFVSTQELTLMGLMGDLADAVTTIALRNPLSEDQNVLRPMLAPGLLQSVRHNLTQGNTTLRLFETSVVFQPDSGSETGAREPSRLGLALTGQRHPEGWPHPTESVVNSVDIFDLKGMVEHLLRHLRLPASTFRTLPDHSICLPCAEILLDGASCGWLGQVRAEIAESCHARRELFLAEIDLDLLQRRWAESVQSFTTLPTFPPVRRDMTVISSLNVTCAAILEAIQSSEIELLQDVILADRFLPKTEPETDEVRHTLRLTYRHPERSLTNEEIDQIHQGLCSRLQERLPVRFS, encoded by the coding sequence ATGCTTTTAAGTTTGAACTGGCTGCGCGAGTTCACGCCATATGAAGGTACGGCCGAACAATTGGCCGACCGCCTGACAATGCTTGGTCTGGAAGTGGAAGAGATCATCCGCCCCTTCGCCCATTTAGCCAACGTAGTCGTAGGTAGAGTGCTTGAGTGCGACCGTCACCCGCGATCGGACCGGCTCAGCCTGTGCAAGGTGGACATCGGCCAGGTCAAAACGTTGCCCATTGTTTGCGGCGCGCCAAACGTGGCCCGGGGGCAACTCGTGGCCGTGGCCAAGCCCGGCGCGATCCTTCCGGACGGCAAGGAAATCGTCGATACCGAGATCCGCGGAGAGACCTCCCAGGGCATGATCTGTTCAGAGATCGAACTGGGGCTGGGTGACGAAAGCGATGGAATCATGGTTTTGGAAGGCCACTTCAACCTGGGACACAGCCTGCTACGTGTTCTGGACCTGAAGGACGAAGTCCTGAACATCTCCATCACGCCGAACCGCGGCGACTGTCTCAGCGTGCTCGGTCTGGCCCGAGAGGTAGCCGCGGAATTCAACCTTCCCCTGAACCTGCCGACAACGCGGTTGACCGAGGAAGGCTCGGAGTGCTCCGAGGCCGTGTCCATCGTCATCGACGAACCCGACCTTTGCCCCTTGTACCAAGCCCGGGTCATCCAGGGCATCCGCATCGCCTCCAGCCCGACGTGGTTGAAGCGTCGACTGCTGGCCGTGGGGCAGCGGCCCATCAACAACGTGGTGGACGTGACCAACTATATTCTCATGGAGTGGGGCCAGCCCCTGCACGCCTTTGATCTGGCCAAACTGGCCGGCCCGGCCATCCGGGTTGCCCGGGCCGAAAAAGGCCAAAGCTTTACCACTCTGGACGGACGAGAACGCACCCTGCTGGCCTCCGATCTGCTGATCAACGACGCGGAAAAAGCCGTGGCCCTGGCCGGGGTCATGGGCGGGGCCAACTCCGAAGTCACGGAGGCGACCACGGACATTCTTCTGGAATGCGCGGTCTTCAATCCCATTTCCATCCGCAAGACCTCGCGCCGCCTGGGCCTGTCCAGCGAATCATCCTACCGCTTCGAGCGCGGGGTGGACCAGCCCGGCTCGGCTTTGGCCCTGGACCGGGCCATGACCTTGATCCGGGAAACCGCCGGCGGTACGGTCCTGCGCGGGGTGGCCAAAAGCGAGCCTTGGCCCTGGCAGGCCCCTTCCATCTCCTTTCGCCCCCAGCGGGCCGCGAAACTGCTTGGCCTGGCCCTGGACGACGCCTTCTGCAAAACCACGCTGCAAGCCCTGGGCTGCACCGTGGCCGACGACGACCAGCCCATCTGGCACGTCACCCCGCCCGGCTCTCGCCGGGATCTGGAGCGGGAAGCGGACCTGATCGAGGAAGTCGGCCGTTGCTACGGACTGGACCGCATCCCGGCGGTTCTGCCCCGGGCGGCCAAGTCCTTGGACCAACTGGCTTCCTTAGCTCCGAAGACCGACTTTCGCCGCCGGATCAAGCTCTGGGGGCAGGGCCTTGGGTTGACCGAGGTGGTCAACTACAGCTTCGTCTCCACCCAGGAGCTGACCTTGATGGGGCTGATGGGCGACTTGGCCGATGCCGTGACGACCATCGCCCTGCGCAATCCGCTCTCCGAAGATCAAAACGTCCTGCGGCCCATGCTCGCCCCCGGCCTTCTGCAAAGCGTTCGACACAACCTGACCCAGGGCAACACCACTTTGCGGCTTTTCGAAACTTCCGTGGTCTTCCAGCCCGATTCCGGCTCCGAAACCGGGGCACGGGAACCCTCCCGGCTAGGCTTGGCCCTGACCGGACAGCGCCACCCCGAAGGCTGGCCCCATCCTACGGAGTCCGTGGTTAATTCCGTGGACATCTTCGACCTCAAAGGCATGGTGGAGCACCTCTTGCGCCATTTGCGCCTGCCCGCCTCCACCTTCCGGACTTTGCCCGACCATTCCATCTGCCTGCCCTGCGCCGAAATTCTCCTGGACGGCGCGTCCTGCGGCTGGCTGGGTCAGGTCCGCGCGGAAATCGCCGAATCCTGTCACGCCCGGCGGGAACTGTTCCTGGCGGAAATCGACCTGGACCTGCTCCAGCGTCGCTGGGCCGAGTCGGTCCAAAGCTTCACCACCTTGCCGACCTTTCCCCCGGTCCGCCGGGACATGACCGTGATCAGCTCCTTAAACGTCACCTGCGCCGCGATTCTGGAGGCCATTCAGTCCTCTGAAATCGAACTGCTCCAGGATGTAATCCTGGCGGACCGCTTCCTTCCGAAAACCGAACCGGAAACCGATGAGGTCCGCCACACCCTGCGCCTGACCTACCGCCACCCGGAACGCAGCCTGACCAACGAGGAAATCGACCAGATCCACCAAGGGCTCTGTTCCCGACTCCAGGAGCGACTGCCGGTCCGATTTTCCTGA
- a CDS encoding EAL and HDOD domain-containing protein, whose translation MRIDLKANWGPLPFFVGRQPIFDQSRNIWGYQFFHRATAASVAASFEDGSEATLEIIRNIAMNPLLDPHGQTKNMIAFTRENVVRSAPFAMPPGKTVVKYLGPRAEPSIHERLQELREAGYPLAWEDDAEAAVPVVSGIDILILDAMTAPEHRISDAILAAQAANVLVMAKRVETHAVFEQLKHHGVNLFQGFFFQKPETLHGPRLTSHHALRFKLLAILNEDQPNPDKLADVLEKDVALSYRLLRYVNSARFSPVTKITSIRRALSFIGLKHVRHMLEVILVKETTLPGKPHELPFSAALRGKFLQSAASGSPLENVTSESLFLLGLLSLLEALLDLPMPDILRNLPLEEDFKAGLCRQEGSPYLPWMKLADAFERSDWDVADACINELGLDPLRVASSYAEAADWTQTFFQHAY comes from the coding sequence GTGCGAATCGATCTAAAAGCCAACTGGGGACCGCTTCCTTTTTTTGTCGGCAGACAGCCCATTTTTGATCAGTCCCGAAATATCTGGGGCTACCAGTTTTTCCATCGGGCTACCGCCGCATCGGTGGCCGCCAGCTTTGAGGACGGCAGTGAGGCCACCCTGGAGATCATTCGCAACATCGCGATGAACCCACTGCTCGATCCCCATGGCCAGACCAAAAACATGATTGCTTTCACCAGGGAGAACGTGGTCCGGAGCGCCCCCTTCGCCATGCCTCCGGGAAAAACCGTGGTCAAATATCTCGGCCCCCGGGCCGAACCTTCCATCCACGAACGGCTCCAGGAACTACGCGAAGCCGGTTATCCGCTGGCCTGGGAGGACGACGCCGAAGCCGCCGTGCCGGTAGTATCAGGGATCGACATTTTGATCCTGGACGCCATGACCGCTCCGGAACATCGGATTTCCGATGCTATCCTGGCCGCCCAAGCCGCGAACGTTCTCGTCATGGCCAAGCGGGTCGAGACCCACGCGGTCTTCGAGCAATTGAAGCATCACGGCGTGAACTTATTTCAGGGCTTCTTTTTCCAGAAGCCGGAAACCCTGCACGGCCCTCGCCTGACCTCCCATCACGCCTTGCGATTCAAACTCCTCGCGATCCTCAACGAGGACCAGCCCAATCCGGACAAGTTGGCCGATGTTCTGGAAAAGGACGTCGCCCTCAGTTATCGACTGTTGCGGTATGTCAACTCCGCCCGGTTCAGCCCGGTGACAAAAATCACTTCCATCCGCAGGGCCCTGTCCTTCATCGGCCTGAAACACGTCCGCCACATGCTGGAAGTCATTTTGGTCAAGGAAACCACCTTGCCCGGCAAACCCCACGAACTTCCCTTTTCCGCCGCCCTGCGCGGCAAGTTCCTGCAATCCGCGGCCTCCGGCAGTCCTCTTGAAAACGTCACCTCGGAGTCCCTCTTTTTGCTGGGTCTGCTCTCTCTGCTGGAAGCCTTGCTGGACCTGCCCATGCCGGACATTCTGCGCAACCTCCCCCTGGAAGAGGATTTCAAGGCCGGCCTGTGCCGACAAGAGGGAAGCCCGTATCTGCCCTGGATGAAACTGGCCGACGCCTTTGAACGCTCGGACTGGGACGTAGCGGACGCCTGTATTAATGAACTCGGCCTGGATCCGCTCAGAGTGGCCTCCAGTTACGCCGAAGCCGCGGACTGGACCCAGACGTTTTTCCAACATGCCTACTGA
- the pheS gene encoding phenylalanine--tRNA ligase subunit alpha: MIDSHTERSSDLAEQLDELAQALDLGLASADTAAEVESIRVAYLGRKGRLAGLMSGLAKTPPDQRPALGQKANQVKARLQERMEARLRELERRKEHELLARFDPSLPGRSQWLGSLHPVTLVTEEICQAFVSLGFEVVEGPELETDFYNFEALNLPPDHPARDMQDTFYIGENTLLRTHTSPLQVRTMQRKTPPLAAIAPGKVYRRDSDLTHTPMFHQIEGFLVDKDVSMADLRGTLTAFVHQIFGPDTVVRFRPSFFPFTEPSAEVDISCMLCSGRGVCAGKTCRVCKQTGWLEILGCGMIDPAVFTAVEYDPEVYTGFAFGLGVERVAMLKYGIGDLRMFFENDVRFVSQFG, encoded by the coding sequence ATGATCGATTCGCACACGGAACGCTCCAGCGATCTGGCCGAGCAGTTGGACGAGCTGGCTCAGGCCCTGGACCTTGGATTGGCTTCGGCCGACACTGCCGCTGAAGTCGAATCCATCCGCGTGGCTTACCTGGGTCGCAAGGGACGCTTGGCCGGGTTGATGTCCGGCCTGGCCAAGACGCCCCCGGATCAGCGCCCGGCCTTGGGCCAAAAGGCCAATCAGGTCAAGGCTCGGCTCCAGGAACGAATGGAAGCCCGCTTGCGGGAATTGGAGCGGCGCAAGGAGCACGAGCTCCTGGCCCGCTTCGACCCGTCGCTACCCGGGCGCTCTCAATGGCTGGGCAGCCTCCACCCGGTGACCCTGGTCACCGAGGAAATTTGCCAGGCCTTCGTCTCACTGGGGTTCGAGGTTGTGGAAGGCCCGGAACTGGAAACGGACTTCTATAATTTCGAAGCCTTGAACCTGCCCCCGGACCACCCGGCCCGGGACATGCAGGACACGTTCTATATCGGGGAAAACACCCTGTTGCGGACGCACACTTCGCCTTTGCAGGTCCGCACCATGCAGCGCAAAACCCCACCTCTGGCCGCCATTGCGCCGGGCAAGGTCTACCGCCGGGACTCCGACCTGACGCACACCCCGATGTTTCACCAGATCGAAGGCTTTCTCGTGGACAAGGACGTGAGCATGGCCGACCTGCGCGGCACCTTGACCGCCTTCGTGCATCAAATCTTCGGTCCGGACACCGTTGTCCGCTTCCGTCCCAGTTTTTTTCCTTTCACCGAACCCAGCGCGGAAGTGGACATTTCCTGCATGCTCTGCAGCGGCCGGGGCGTCTGCGCCGGTAAGACCTGCCGGGTCTGCAAGCAGACCGGCTGGCTGGAAATCCTGGGATGCGGCATGATCGATCCGGCGGTCTTTACGGCAGTGGAGTACGACCCCGAAGTGTACACCGGCTTCGCCTTCGGACTGGGCGTGGAGCGGGTAGCCATGCTCAAATACGGCATCGGCGACCTGCGCATGTTCTTCGAAAACGACGTCCGGTTCGTCTCCCAATTCGGCTGA
- a CDS encoding response regulator, whose protein sequence is MSSLDDFRNLDFMEQIALLEEIQAKADGAAIAQLSDLFVTPVGDRAVDTMLRKVLRELLLRHPAVLLNGLAAQSRDLARFCAVLAGEARLAEATAPLMELARTWREDQEALHDCLIALGRIGDPAAVPLFRECLDQEDDFIVCACITNLGVLGDQACQAHLEAVVDANEAPESSVECLATTWAAIDALFALGTDPALTYLTSKIHHGNPTARRLILQGLVGKAEQALPFLRALLGRTEDTDEKILLANALGFIGSRQSANDVIDALESGRLGTVNERFAGYEALGRIPGMKSIVFLQSALWKETDSLLLLAIARGLDALSVEVVAEGAAREVEARLDESPEAVRAVLKAVVASGAGNLFSALAGLPGCGPLVLETAAVEAEAKTRGALAERLEERGMVQEAETLRQAGVTDEESWQRKRMLAVDDSEAMRSFYAQFGSFAGYDVQTAENGRVALDMVESGEGFDLVVVDMNMPVMDGIELTTRLRAMPGLASLPILMASTESSKSQARIAKTAGVNSFIVKPFTQEQLREKILKLFGD, encoded by the coding sequence ATGAGCAGCTTGGACGATTTTCGAAACCTGGATTTTATGGAGCAGATCGCCCTGCTTGAGGAGATACAGGCTAAAGCGGACGGCGCGGCGATTGCTCAGTTGAGCGATCTGTTCGTCACGCCCGTGGGGGACCGGGCAGTAGATACCATGCTGCGTAAGGTGTTGCGGGAATTACTGTTGCGGCATCCGGCGGTGCTTCTGAACGGTCTCGCGGCTCAAAGTCGCGACCTGGCAAGGTTTTGCGCGGTCCTGGCCGGAGAGGCCCGGTTGGCCGAGGCGACGGCCCCGTTGATGGAATTGGCTCGGACGTGGCGGGAGGACCAGGAAGCGTTGCACGACTGTCTGATCGCCCTGGGGCGGATCGGCGATCCGGCGGCGGTGCCGTTGTTTCGGGAATGTCTTGATCAAGAGGATGATTTCATCGTCTGCGCCTGCATCACGAATCTCGGAGTCCTTGGAGATCAGGCTTGCCAAGCGCATCTGGAGGCCGTGGTCGACGCTAATGAAGCCCCGGAGTCGTCGGTTGAATGTCTGGCCACCACTTGGGCGGCCATTGACGCGTTGTTCGCCTTGGGCACGGATCCGGCCTTGACGTACCTGACCTCCAAAATTCACCACGGCAACCCCACGGCTCGCCGTCTGATCCTGCAAGGACTCGTGGGCAAGGCGGAGCAAGCCCTTCCTTTTTTGCGGGCATTGCTGGGGCGGACGGAGGATACGGATGAAAAGATTCTCCTGGCCAATGCTTTGGGCTTCATCGGATCCAGACAATCCGCGAACGACGTGATCGATGCCTTGGAGTCCGGACGGTTGGGAACCGTTAACGAACGGTTCGCCGGGTACGAGGCTTTGGGGCGGATTCCGGGCATGAAGAGCATCGTTTTTCTCCAGAGTGCCTTGTGGAAGGAAACCGACTCCTTGCTGCTGTTGGCCATTGCCCGGGGGCTGGATGCGTTGAGTGTCGAAGTGGTGGCCGAAGGGGCTGCCAGGGAGGTCGAAGCCCGGTTGGACGAGTCGCCGGAAGCGGTTCGGGCCGTATTGAAGGCCGTGGTGGCCTCGGGTGCGGGGAATCTCTTCTCCGCCTTGGCCGGTCTGCCGGGCTGCGGCCCGTTGGTGCTGGAGACGGCCGCCGTGGAGGCGGAAGCAAAGACCAGGGGAGCCCTGGCTGAACGCCTGGAAGAGCGGGGGATGGTCCAGGAAGCGGAAACGCTGCGTCAGGCCGGCGTCACGGACGAGGAGTCCTGGCAGCGCAAGCGGATGTTGGCCGTGGACGACTCCGAGGCCATGCGCTCCTTTTACGCCCAGTTTGGCTCTTTCGCCGGATATGACGTCCAAACCGCGGAGAACGGTCGCGTGGCTCTGGATATGGTGGAGAGCGGGGAGGGATTCGATCTGGTGGTGGTGGACATGAACATGCCGGTGATGGACGGAATCGAACTGACCACCAGGCTGCGGGCCATGCCGGGGCTGGCCTCCTTGCCGATCCTGATGGCCAGCACGGAATCCTCGAAGTCCCAGGCGCGCATCGCCAAAACCGCCGGGGTGAACAGCTTCATCGTCAAGCCGTTCACCCAGGAACAATTGCGGGAAAAGATCCTCAAGCTATTCGGAGACTAA
- a CDS encoding MerR family transcriptional regulator — MPSTQRMFPEISPGPKRLRIGEAARELGLEPYVLRYWETEFPQLAPLRTEKGQRLYTQNDMAMLRRIQKLLHEDGLTIDGARRRLTESAQVHELTSGIIQELRDIRTMLSAPARPGARRRP; from the coding sequence ATGCCCAGCACCCAACGGATGTTTCCTGAAATTTCCCCGGGCCCGAAGCGCCTGCGTATCGGCGAGGCGGCTCGAGAGCTCGGCCTTGAGCCGTACGTGTTGCGCTATTGGGAAACGGAATTTCCCCAGTTGGCCCCTTTACGTACCGAGAAAGGCCAACGGCTCTACACCCAGAACGACATGGCCATGTTGCGCAGGATTCAAAAGCTGCTCCACGAAGATGGTCTGACCATCGACGGCGCCAGACGCCGGTTGACGGAAAGCGCCCAGGTTCATGAGTTGACCAGCGGGATCATCCAGGAACTGCGGGACATTCGGACCATGTTGTCCGCACCCGCGAGACCCGGCGCTCGCCGCCGCCCATGA